A stretch of the Actinomyces qiguomingii genome encodes the following:
- a CDS encoding DUF721 domain-containing protein, giving the protein MTDSLPDSGTGRPHASPEPSPRRSAEAESVDALAARALARERSRAWDAGQTRRALNRQAADADGVAAWDRRRRGGTDTEGEGINASDMDRGPGLPPGRDRPGPTRFDPRTGKQDLRRYAERHGWASKLAMASVSVRWREIVGEQIAEHAVIESFEPGRLTLRASSTAWAQQLRLLLPGIERQVEQALGEGAGAVEIRILGPAGPSWRHGRFGAARGGRGPRDTYG; this is encoded by the coding sequence GTGACTGACTCGCTCCCCGACTCGGGCACCGGTCGTCCGCACGCATCCCCGGAGCCGTCCCCGCGAAGGTCGGCGGAGGCCGAGTCGGTCGACGCATTGGCGGCTCGGGCCTTGGCGCGGGAACGTTCCCGCGCCTGGGATGCTGGACAGACCCGCCGCGCCCTGAACCGGCAGGCGGCCGACGCCGATGGTGTAGCCGCCTGGGACCGGCGTCGTCGCGGCGGCACGGACACCGAGGGCGAAGGCATCAATGCCTCCGATATGGATCGCGGCCCCGGGCTGCCCCCGGGCCGTGACCGGCCCGGCCCCACCCGTTTCGATCCGCGCACCGGCAAGCAGGATCTGCGACGCTACGCCGAGCGGCACGGTTGGGCCTCCAAACTGGCAATGGCGTCGGTGTCCGTGCGCTGGCGGGAGATCGTCGGCGAGCAGATCGCCGAGCACGCCGTCATCGAGAGCTTCGAACCGGGCCGCCTGACGCTGCGGGCCTCTTCCACCGCCTGGGCCCAGCAACTGCGGCTGCTGCTGCCCGGCATTGAGCGGCAGGTCGAACAGGCTCTGGGTGAGGGCGCAGGCGCCGTCGAGATCCGCATCCTGGGTCCGGCCGGACCCTCCTGGCGCCATGGGCGCTTCGGCGCCGCCCGCGGTGGTCGGGGCCCCCGCGACACCTACGGGTGA
- a CDS encoding ABC transporter ATP-binding protein: MIDVDRVSFAYGSSDGEVSDAPGALVAGLNDVDMHIDVGECVLLCGPSGCGKSTLLRMINGLVPHFHSGRLTGSVQVDGLNIATTSLQVAGRKVATVFQNPRTQFFTPQVRDEIAFGPENFGVAPDLIRHRVAQAARRTGIEELLDADVFRLSGGHKQLVACAAAIAAQPTVHLFDEPTSNLSAPSVERLRRILLDLRSAGATMVIAEHRLAYLNGVIDRAVMLDHGRIVRQMPAAELWSLDQDERKKLGLRALHRPPRTPAAQILHAPATGHADAPEADRATGHRPDNTGTKVDGVVMNGLRLSYGSRQVLDIPHLHLPRGRVTALVGPNGAGKSTLTRILVGLRRAHGTILLDGKPVRARERTSLGYIVMQDVHRQLFGSDVREELTLGASADSPLNGTVEATLAEHGLADVAERHPMSLSGGQKQRLVVAAAQMIDKEIYVFDEPSSGLDYRHLQSTAKTIRRLANAGKVVVVVTHDDELLSACADRIIELLPLTPEDRM, encoded by the coding sequence GCACATCGACGTCGGCGAGTGCGTGCTGCTGTGCGGGCCCAGTGGCTGCGGCAAGTCGACCCTGCTGAGGATGATCAACGGGCTGGTTCCGCACTTCCACTCCGGCCGGCTCACCGGTTCCGTGCAGGTGGATGGCCTCAACATCGCCACCACCTCGCTGCAAGTCGCGGGCCGCAAGGTGGCCACCGTCTTCCAAAACCCCCGCACCCAATTCTTCACCCCGCAGGTCCGCGATGAGATCGCCTTCGGCCCGGAGAACTTCGGTGTTGCACCGGACCTGATCCGCCACCGGGTGGCACAGGCGGCTCGGCGTACCGGAATCGAGGAACTGCTGGACGCCGATGTGTTCCGGCTGTCGGGTGGTCACAAGCAGCTGGTCGCATGTGCGGCCGCAATAGCGGCTCAACCGACGGTGCACCTGTTCGACGAGCCGACCTCGAACCTGTCCGCACCCTCGGTGGAGCGCCTGCGCCGTATCCTGCTGGACCTGCGGTCCGCCGGTGCCACGATGGTGATCGCCGAACACCGCCTCGCCTATCTCAACGGCGTCATCGATCGGGCCGTCATGCTCGACCACGGCCGTATCGTGCGACAGATGCCGGCCGCCGAGCTGTGGTCCCTGGACCAGGACGAGCGCAAGAAGCTGGGACTGCGCGCATTACACCGGCCTCCCCGCACACCTGCGGCCCAGATCCTCCATGCGCCGGCCACCGGCCATGCGGACGCTCCGGAGGCGGACCGGGCCACCGGGCACCGGCCCGATAACACCGGCACAAAGGTGGACGGCGTCGTCATGAACGGCCTGCGCTTGTCCTACGGCTCCCGGCAAGTACTCGACATTCCCCACCTGCATCTGCCCCGTGGCCGAGTTACGGCACTCGTAGGCCCCAACGGGGCCGGCAAGTCCACCCTTACCCGCATCCTGGTAGGACTGCGGCGCGCCCATGGAACCATCCTCCTGGATGGCAAGCCGGTGCGGGCACGGGAGCGCACCAGCCTCGGTTACATCGTCATGCAGGATGTACACCGCCAACTCTTCGGCTCCGATGTGCGCGAGGAGTTGACTCTGGGCGCATCTGCCGATTCCCCGCTCAACGGGACGGTCGAAGCGACCCTGGCGGAGCACGGGCTGGCCGACGTCGCCGAGCGCCATCCCATGTCCCTGTCTGGAGGGCAGAAGCAGCGGCTCGTCGTGGCCGCCGCGCAGATGATCGATAAGGAGATCTACGTATTCGACGAGCCCTCCTCCGGACTGGACTACCGGCATCTACAGTCCACGGCAAAGACGATTCGTCGACTGGCCAACGCCGGAAAGGTCGTCGTGGTGGTGACTCACGACGACGAGCTGCTGTCCGCCTGCGCCGACCGGATCATCGAATTACTGCCACTCACCCCCGAGGATCGAATGTGA
- the recF gene encoding DNA replication/repair protein RecF (All proteins in this family for which functions are known are DNA-binding proteins that assist the filamentation of RecA onto DNA for the initiation of recombination or recombinational repair.), whose product MYISDLALDDFRSFHELVLALEPGPTAFVGSNGQGKTNLVEAVAYLSTLSSHRVGTDAALVRYAASGEPQPAGAVIRAKVVHGHRPSVLELELISGRANRARLNRNSTRPRDLLGILRTVVFAPEDLALVREQPTVRRRFLDDLAVTLKPSLASLRAEHDKILAQRASLLKSARAARASTSSMLSTLEVWDAQLAAAAARLIAARIDVVQRLRPWVAESYGRVSQGRSAARIAYRSSLLVHEGAAEPDPAAEDVFIAAEESLRNTSATAARLEEAMGALHAREIDRGANLVGAHRDDLSLFLDALPAKGFASHGEQWSLALALRLASYELLRHDVDAYGGDGEPVLILDDVFASLDEGRRRALAGIAAEAQQVLLTAAVGEDLPSALSGARFHVTNTATGSQVRRD is encoded by the coding sequence ATGTATATCTCCGACCTTGCACTGGACGACTTCCGCTCCTTCCACGAACTCGTCCTTGCCCTTGAGCCCGGACCCACCGCATTCGTCGGGTCCAATGGGCAGGGCAAGACGAATCTGGTGGAGGCGGTCGCCTACCTGTCGACCCTGTCCAGCCACCGTGTGGGCACCGACGCGGCACTGGTGCGTTATGCCGCCTCCGGTGAACCACAGCCAGCCGGTGCCGTGATCCGCGCCAAGGTGGTCCACGGTCACCGCCCCAGCGTGTTGGAGTTGGAGCTCATCTCGGGGCGTGCCAATCGGGCGCGCCTGAACCGTAACTCCACGCGTCCGCGTGATCTGCTCGGGATTTTGCGCACTGTGGTCTTCGCGCCGGAGGATTTGGCGTTGGTGCGCGAGCAGCCGACCGTGCGTCGACGCTTCCTGGACGATCTGGCCGTGACCCTCAAGCCGTCGCTGGCGAGTCTGCGGGCCGAGCACGACAAGATCCTCGCCCAGCGTGCCAGCCTACTGAAGTCGGCTCGCGCCGCCCGCGCCTCCACCTCCTCCATGCTGTCTACTTTGGAGGTGTGGGATGCCCAACTGGCCGCGGCGGCCGCCCGCCTGATCGCCGCCCGCATCGACGTGGTGCAGCGGCTGCGCCCGTGGGTGGCTGAAAGCTATGGGCGTGTCAGCCAGGGCCGTTCGGCCGCCCGCATCGCCTACCGTTCCAGCCTGCTGGTGCATGAGGGTGCGGCAGAACCGGATCCCGCCGCCGAGGATGTTTTCATTGCCGCCGAGGAGTCGCTGCGCAATACCTCGGCTACGGCGGCCCGCCTGGAGGAGGCCATGGGCGCCCTGCATGCCCGTGAGATCGACCGGGGCGCCAACCTGGTGGGTGCCCACCGCGACGATCTGAGCCTGTTCCTGGATGCCCTGCCCGCCAAGGGTTTCGCCTCTCACGGCGAGCAGTGGTCCCTGGCGCTGGCGCTGCGGCTGGCCTCATACGAATTGCTGCGCCACGATGTGGACGCCTACGGGGGCGATGGCGAGCCCGTGCTCATCCTCGACGACGTCTTCGCCTCCCTGGATGAGGGCCGCCGCCGGGCCCTGGCGGGGATCGCCGCCGAGGCCCAGCAGGTGCTGCTCACGGCCGCGGTCGGTGAGGATCTTCCCTCCGCGCTTTCCGGGGCACGCTTCCACGTCACCAACACCGCCACCGGATCACAGGTGCGCCGTGACTGA
- the dnaN gene encoding DNA polymerase III subunit beta — MKLRVDRDVLADAVTWTARSVPARPPVPVLAGVRLEATAASLILASFDYEVSAHCEVAADVEEEGVVLVSGRLLADIAKALPSKPVDLEVEGTKVTVSCGASHFSLAAMAADDYPALPQMPGVAGTVDAHDLAQAVSQVSIAASRDETLPLLTSVQIDVNGPSLTLMATDRYRLAVREMTWQPQDPELATQALLKARTLSDVAKSLTSSGDVTVALTEADSAASSLIGFEAGGRRTTSLLTDGDYPPVLRLFPESTTIHATVGREELMAAVRRVSLVADRAAPIHMSFTAGNLALDAGQGDDAQASEQLVAHLDGEDIATAFNPAYLLDGLGATTQPYVRFDFTHPSKPAVLTGMSAIDGEEDTSFRYLIMPIRFGA, encoded by the coding sequence ATGAAGCTCAGGGTCGACCGCGACGTCCTCGCCGACGCCGTCACTTGGACCGCACGCTCGGTGCCGGCGCGCCCCCCGGTGCCCGTACTCGCCGGTGTCCGTCTAGAGGCGACCGCAGCCTCACTGATCCTGGCCTCCTTCGATTACGAGGTCTCCGCCCACTGTGAGGTTGCGGCCGATGTCGAGGAGGAGGGTGTGGTGCTGGTCTCCGGAAGGCTGCTGGCCGACATCGCCAAGGCCCTGCCCTCCAAGCCCGTTGATTTGGAGGTCGAGGGCACCAAGGTGACGGTCAGCTGCGGTGCCTCCCACTTCTCCCTGGCGGCCATGGCCGCCGATGACTATCCGGCCCTGCCGCAGATGCCGGGTGTAGCCGGCACCGTCGACGCTCATGACCTCGCCCAGGCCGTCTCCCAGGTATCTATCGCGGCCTCCCGCGACGAGACGCTGCCGCTGCTCACAAGCGTGCAGATCGACGTCAACGGCCCCAGCCTGACCCTGATGGCCACCGACCGCTACCGGCTGGCGGTGCGGGAGATGACCTGGCAGCCGCAGGACCCCGAACTGGCCACACAGGCACTGCTCAAGGCCCGCACCTTATCCGACGTCGCCAAGTCTCTGACCTCCTCCGGGGATGTGACGGTCGCCCTGACCGAAGCCGACTCGGCCGCCTCCAGCCTGATCGGTTTTGAGGCCGGCGGGCGTCGCACCACCAGTCTGCTGACCGACGGCGACTATCCGCCGGTGCTGCGCCTGTTCCCCGAAAGCACCACCATTCACGCCACCGTGGGCCGTGAGGAGCTCATGGCCGCCGTGCGGCGCGTCAGCCTGGTCGCGGACCGGGCCGCCCCCATCCACATGTCCTTCACCGCCGGGAATCTGGCCCTGGACGCCGGGCAGGGCGATGACGCGCAGGCCTCCGAGCAGCTGGTCGCCCACCTGGACGGGGAGGACATCGCCACGGCCTTCAACCCCGCCTACCTGCTGGACGGCCTGGGCGCCACCACCCAGCCGTATGTGCGCTTCGACTTCACCCACCCCTCCAAGCCCGCGGTGCTGACCGGCATGAGTGCCATCGACGGCGAGGAGGACACCTCTTTCCGCTACCTGATCATGCCGATCCGCTTCGGCGCCTGA
- the dnaA gene encoding chromosomal replication initiator protein DnaA: MADEATTQWRSALEILATSAELGQGKLSIIRTTHAVDVDGTLVLIVGSGFAKGVVDNSRELISQALHRAAGYEVPFEVIVDTSLESSAPVLANRADVPAISLVRPVVEQIPEAPIPAVAATAPPAGTTPSPGYMAGQPSPTAEPPNADSDLNPKYTFDTYVTGSSNRLPHASAIAVAEAPAKAYNPLFIYGGSGLGKTHLLHAIGHYARRLYPSIRVKYVSSEEFVSDFIASVADGRMDAFKRRYREVDILLVDDIQFLQGKEQTLEEFFHTFNALHTANKQVVLTSDQPPKALGGFEERLRSRFEWGLLADVQPPDFETRTAILSRKAGAEGLDLPADVLEYIASRVTTNIRELEGALIRVTAFASLTKQPVDRTLAELVLKDIITDPASEEITPALIMAQTADYFGISIDDLCSANRARTIVHARHIGMYLCREMTDMSLPQIGREFGGRDHTTVMSADKKIRTQMAERRETYNHVAELTARIKQAAQSSAG, encoded by the coding sequence GTGGCCGACGAAGCGACGACACAGTGGCGCTCGGCCCTCGAGATCCTCGCCACCTCGGCCGAGCTCGGCCAGGGCAAGTTATCCATCATCCGCACGACCCACGCCGTCGATGTGGACGGCACGCTCGTGCTCATCGTCGGCTCCGGATTCGCTAAGGGTGTGGTTGACAATTCACGCGAGCTGATCAGCCAGGCACTGCACCGGGCCGCCGGCTACGAAGTCCCCTTCGAAGTGATCGTCGACACATCCTTGGAGTCGTCTGCGCCCGTGCTAGCCAACCGGGCCGATGTTCCAGCCATCAGCCTGGTCCGCCCCGTCGTCGAGCAGATCCCCGAGGCACCCATCCCGGCGGTGGCGGCAACCGCTCCGCCCGCCGGAACCACCCCCAGCCCCGGTTATATGGCCGGCCAGCCTTCCCCGACGGCGGAGCCCCCCAATGCCGATTCGGACCTGAACCCCAAGTACACCTTCGACACCTATGTCACCGGCTCGTCCAACCGGCTGCCGCACGCCTCCGCCATTGCGGTGGCCGAAGCACCCGCAAAGGCCTACAACCCGCTGTTCATCTATGGCGGCTCCGGGCTGGGTAAAACGCACCTGCTGCACGCCATCGGCCACTACGCCCGGCGTCTGTACCCCTCCATAAGGGTCAAGTACGTCTCCAGTGAGGAGTTCGTCTCCGACTTCATCGCCTCGGTGGCCGACGGCCGCATGGACGCCTTCAAGCGCCGCTACCGTGAGGTCGACATCCTCCTGGTCGATGACATCCAGTTCCTCCAGGGCAAGGAGCAGACGCTGGAAGAGTTCTTCCACACTTTCAACGCCCTGCACACCGCCAACAAGCAGGTGGTGCTCACCTCCGACCAACCGCCCAAGGCGCTGGGAGGCTTCGAGGAGAGGTTGCGCTCGCGCTTCGAGTGGGGTCTTCTGGCCGATGTCCAGCCCCCGGACTTCGAGACCCGCACCGCGATCCTGTCCCGCAAGGCCGGCGCGGAGGGATTGGACCTGCCCGCGGACGTGCTGGAATACATCGCCAGCCGGGTCACCACCAATATCCGCGAGCTCGAGGGCGCCCTCATCCGCGTGACCGCCTTCGCGTCTCTGACCAAGCAGCCGGTGGACCGCACCCTGGCCGAGTTGGTGCTCAAGGACATCATCACCGATCCGGCCAGCGAGGAGATCACCCCCGCCCTGATCATGGCGCAGACCGCGGACTACTTCGGCATCAGCATCGACGATCTGTGCTCGGCCAATCGGGCGCGCACCATCGTGCACGCCCGCCACATCGGCATGTACCTGTGTCGGGAGATGACCGACATGTCCCTGCCGCAGATCGGGCGTGAATTCGGCGGCCGGGACCACACCACGGTCATGAGCGCTGACAAGAAGATCCGCACGCAGATGGCCGAGCGGCGCGAAACCTACAACCACGTCGCCGAGCTGACCGCCCGCATCAAGCAGGCGGCCCAGTCCTCCGCTGGCTGA